In Oncorhynchus tshawytscha isolate Ot180627B linkage group LG06, Otsh_v2.0, whole genome shotgun sequence, the following are encoded in one genomic region:
- the LOC112252066 gene encoding sterile alpha motif domain-containing protein 9-like, with amino-acid sequence MSHSMESAIQIEKWTKEEVHQWLTTRVNIHHIYADKLLEEEVSGEDLEYFQKKDLLDLNIKHGPAVKIVSMLENLKSGLQHKSQFPAYIKKWTQEQVCQWLREEAKVYHQYVDRILEEEVSGNCLFCFKKNDLVELGIKHGPAVKIIGMLEKLNNGPEPILQPPTHINGDQDNLQKTPEKQVELCQVLPVQTVSPMKSEPNIEELKIVKPSGKTVTQKKEEPKPQAMVAEKLPSKISSTPSSLTLLQNTLDDLHQDEFKRFKSSLKDLKLNGYRLIARSHLEDSKTRTEVADSMTKHYEEEALNVTLQILGRIEHNELAARLKRDMGSQMMTAQDPKKDLRRETNQGDKLKNVLTCGGNMMDYYDQFVIVVNKCHSEQIEHLQFLSKLKLFCVLDFDPDSAAPGGVCSSYRESRVANLHLPAQFQGEPNVVIKNLNLYKQTSWVFCNGRHDLDRESDRQLDYKDWFRGKRREIEHMVSFICKPEVLPNGRTLVIFLLLSPVTDRDPVFDTFLAFYSHAEESIVSICESRSTFEKWKDLIQEKCESDITRQSIFELTLGEVNGTIMSLGPHNQPSGRLLPSSDSSTVVLQQKDEDRMTALDILCQNECEKVYDENCTEFQDFKIKVEEEFYRGGKVNWWNFYFCEKPKAKPFIRRDKYDNLKKMVKYQDPKTTCVLLNLFHHPGCGGTTLAMHVMWDLRRVFRCAVLKDNTLPKAEVAFQVKNLMRLGSQKSTPVLLLVDDSKEAENTQALQNCIRQTFEEENTSRTVEDSSNSKVIIVSCVRCHNPEDQFKQCSTNRLQITAKLTKKEQDNFEEKLVELKGSHEKPENFYSFMIMKSNFDKKYIADVVSNTLKDLDMSTKKAQLLAFLALLNSYDAESDISMSLCEEFLGMKSLQMAYWGQDHVLDRMEPYSNLLKQFNVEERGRYKAIRILHHDIASACLEELDRRYNIKRSEITLDMLHCDILFKPRVVKDTLMLTIQRVLVERQRKKVGATHFSPLIEKIHSQAGGQNIRDIFVKASSRFVTRASIPQALARYLYLYEQDFPQALIWAVKAMGVKENSYTADTVGQVYKSNLKHNIQSEKLKTPLKPEDFETNLKIAQKASNAFQMAQKLAMKNETEEQTDENLTKTPYNTSGYVGEMETTLTVFEMISNLPFFEGTDKVKRMNMQSFLKGTLSIKHVPKEDNEINSKYVDIIKEHTQFLLALKPQVKEVFEFFNGYFTYIKGNNTGELESLNQKKISDHFTRYITLVCSSPAEIFKERADNPELRLSMDIEEHRMFLEEKNADTFAGILAKLHQKIDKTAEEVEKITECYTFLRHNSVQNRKVETNFILVNIILHTLKPRSKHVKRHNELSDILMKTLQDIGLQHPYPEPYYLALLLLWPDSNAEDTNIRAYVNSLGKSSHRQMSYLLRKSSTIAHFYLGPKEGLQRLVTKPKLDECFSRLPRADLAQLWRSGNIFKEREIVDRLYRVNGTVEQSELYANYGNLKIPVRPAYLGGIRSGFSTEKVSFFLGFAIDGPLAYDIK; translated from the exons ATGAGCCATTCAATGGAGTCTGCAATTCAGATTGAAAAGTGGACGAAGGAAGAAGTTCATCAGTGGTTGACGACGCGGGTTAACATTCACCATATCTATGCAGACAAGTTGCTAGAAGAGGAGGTATCAGGGGAAGACCTAGAATACTTCCAAAAGAAGGATCTTCTGGATCTGAACATAAAACATGGTCCGGCTGTGAAAATTGTGTCAATGCTTGAGAATTTGAAGAGTGGATTACAGCATAAATCACAATTTCCTGCATACATCAAGAAATGGACACAAGAACAAGTTTGTCAGTGGTTAAGGGAAGAGGCGAAGGTATACCACCAATATGTAGACCGTATTTTGGAAGAGGAAGTGTCAGGCAATTGCCTGTTTTGCTTCAAAAAGAATGATCTTGTGGAACTAGGCATTAAACATGGTCCTGCTGTTAAAATAATTGGCATGCTAGAAAAGTTAAACAATGGACCAGAGCCTATAttacaaccccccacacacatcaACGGTGACCAAGACAATCTACAGAAAACACCTGAGAAGCAAGTAGAACTATGTCAAGTTCTACCAGTTCAGACTGTATCCCCCATGAAGAGCGAACCAAACATAGAAGAGCTCAAAATAGTGAAACCATCAGGGAAAACAGTTACACAAAAGAAGGAAGAACCAAAACCACAGGCCATGGTTGCAGAAAAGTTACCGTCCAAG ATCTCAAGCACGCCAAGTTCACTTACCTTGCTCCAGAATACCCTTGACGACTTACATCAGGACGAGTTTAAACGCTTTAAGTCTTCTCTGAAAGACCTAAAACTGAACGGATATAGACTGATTGCACGGAGTCACTTGGAAGACAGCAAGACCCGCACAGAAGTAGCGGACTCGATGACAAAGCACTATGAGGAAGAGGCATTAAATGTCACTCTTCAGATTCTAGGGAGAATCGAACACAATGAACTGGCTGCCCGTCTGAAAAGGGATATGG GTTCACAAATGATGACCGCACAGGACCCCAAAAAGGATTTGAGGAGAGAGACCAATCAGGGTGATAAATTGAAAAACGTATTAACTTGTGGAGGAAATATGATGGACTACTATGATCAATTCGTTATTGTTGTGAACAAGTGTCACAGTGAGCAAATAGAACATCTACAGTTTCTGAGCAAGTTGAAATTGTTCTGTGTCCTGGACTTTGATCCTGACTCTGCAGCTCCTGGTGGCGTATGCAGTTCATACAGAGAATCAAGAGTGGCAAATCTCCATCTCCCAGCCCAATTCCAAGGCGAACCAAATGTTGTGATAAAAAATCTCAACCTGTATAAGCAGACCAGCTGGGTGTTTTGTAATGGGAGGCATGACCTTGACAGGGAATCGGATAGACAGCTGGACTACAAAGACTGGTTCAGGGGAAAACGCAGAGAGATTGAGCATATGGTTTCATTCATTTGCAAACCTGAAGTTCTTCCAAATGGAAGAACTCTTGTCATATTTCTTTTACTGTCACCTGTAACTGATAGAGATCCTGTCTTTGATACTTTCCTGGCATTCTACTCACATGCCGAGGAAAGCATTGTGAGTATTTGTGAATCTAGGAGCACATTTGAGAAATGGAAAGACTTGATACAGGAGAAATGTGAGTCTGACATCACCAGGCAATCAATATTTGAATTAACACTCGGTGAAGTCAATGGTACTATAATGTCACTTGGACCACACAATCAGCCATCAGGAAGACTCCTTCCATCTTCTGACTCCAGCACTGTTGTTCTCCAACAAAAGGATGAAGACCGGATGACAGCTCTAGACATTTTGTGTCAGAATGAATGTGAGAAagtctatgatgaaaattgcacaGAGTTTCAAGACTTCAAAATTAAAGTTGAAGAGGAGTTCTACAGAGGGGGTAAAGTCAACTGGTGGAACTTCTATTTTTGTGAGAAACCCAAAGCAAAGCCTTTCATTAGAAGAGACAAATATGACAATCTGAAAAAGATGGTGAAATATCAAGATCCCAAAACCACATGTGTTTTGCTGAATTTGTTCCATCACCCAGGTTGCGGAGGCACCACCTTAGCCATGCATGTGATGTGGGATTTACGCAGAGTGTTCAGATGTGCTGTGTTGAAGGACAATACATTACCAAAAGCTGAAGTGGCTTTTCAAGTCAAAAACCTAATGAGGCTCGGGAGCCAGAAATCCACACCAGTTCTGCTGTTAGTAGATGACTCAAAGGAAGCAGAGAACACACAAGCTCTCCAGAACTGCATTCGCCAAACTTTTGAAGAGGAAAACACAAGCAGAACTGTAGAAGATTCATCAAACTCAAAAGTCATTATTGTGAGTTGTGTTCGTTGCCATAACCCTGAGGACCAGTTCAAACAGTGCTCAACAAACAGACTGCAGATAACTGCTAAACTGACCAAAAAGGAACAAGATAATTTTGAGGAAAAACTGGTGGAACTTAAAGGAAGTCATGAAAAACCTGAAAACTTCTACAGTTTTATGATCATGAAGAGTAACTTTGACAAGAAGTACATAGCTGATGTTGTGAGCAACACTCTGAAGGACTTGGACATGAGCACAAAGAAAGCTCAACTCCTTGCTTTCTTAGCACTGTTGAACTCATATGATGCAGAATCAGAcatatctatgtctctctgtgaGGAATTTTTGGGGATGAAAAGTTTGCAAATGGCTTACTGGGGTCAAGATCATGTACTTGACAGAATGGAGCCTTACTCCAATTTGCTAAAACAATTCAATGTTGAGGAACGTGGAAGATACAAAGCAATTCGAATCCTTCATCATGATATAGCCTCTGCATGTCTTGAAGAGTTGGACAGACGCTACAACATTAAACGGAGTGAAATAACCTTGGACATGctgcactgtgatatactgtTCAAACCCCGTGTAGTAAAAGACACCCTCATGCTAACAATTCAACGCGTGCTAGTTGAAAGGCAGCGCAAAAAAGTTGGAGCGACTCATTTTTCTCCATTGATAGAAAAGATTCACAGTCAAGCGGGAGGACAAAACATCCGAGACATCTTTGTGAAAGCATCTTCCCGGTTTGTTACAAGGGCATCTATTCCTCAAGCTCTTGCAAGGTATCTCTACCTCTATGAGCAAGATTTTCCCCAAGCACTCATTTGGGCAGTAAAGGCCATGGGCGTCAAAGAAAACTCATACACAGCTGATACAGTTGGACAGGTTTACAAAAGTAATCTTAAACATAATATTCAGAGTGAAAAGCTAAAGACTCCACTCAAGCCAGAGGACTTTGAGACTAACCTAAAGATAGCACAAAAAGCCTCAAATGCCTTTCAAATGGCTCAAAAGCTGGCCATGAAGAATGAAACGGAAGAGCAAACTGATGAAAATCTCACAAAAACACCCTACAACACCTCTGGTTATGTGGGAGAGATGGAAACTACACTGACAGTCTTTGAAATGATAAGCAACCTGCCGTTCTTTGAAGGTACTGATAAAGTGAAAAGGATGAACATGCAGAGCTTTCTGAAAGGAACATTATCCATCAAACATGTGCCCAAAGAAGATAACGAAATCAACAGTAAATATGTTGATATTATCAAAGAACATACACAATTTCTCCTTGCTTTGAAACCTCAGGTCAAGGAAGTTTTTGAATTCTTCAATGGTTACTTCACATACATAAAAGGAAACAATACAGGAGAGCTTGAATCACTGAATCAGAAGAAAATCTCTGATCATTTCACCAGATACATAACACTGGTCTGCTCTTCCCCAGCGGAAATATTTAAAGAACGAGCGGACAACCCTGAACTCAGATTAAGCATGGATATTGAAGAGCATAGGATGTTTTTGGAGGAAAAGAATGCAGACACCTTTGCAGGGATACTTGCAAAGTTGCATCAAAAGATCGACAAGACTGCAGAGGAAGTGGAAAAAATCACAGAATGCTACACATTCCTGCGCCATAATTCTGTGCAAAATAGAAAAGTAGAAACCAATTTCATTTTGGTAAATATAATTCTCCACACACTGAAGCCAAGATCTAAACACGTGAAGAGACACAATGAACTCAGTGATATTCTTATGAAAACATTGCAAGATATAGGATTGCAACATCCCTACCCAGAGCCATACTATCTGGCTTTGTTGTTGCTTTGGCCAGATTCAAATGCAGAAGACACCAATATAAGGGCATATGTGAACTCACTTGGGAAGTCATCCCACAGGCAAATGTCTTATTTGTTGAGAAAGAGCAGCACCATTGCTCACTTCTACTTGGGTCCAAAAGAAGGATTACAAAGACTTGTAACTAAACCCAAACTTGATGAGTGTTTTTCACGCCTACCACGTGCTGATTTGGCCCAACTTTGGCGGAGTGGAAACATTTTTAAGGAGAGGGAAATCGTTGACCGTCTCTATAGGGTCAATGGAACCGTTGAGCAATCAGAACTTTATGCCAATTACGGCAACCTCAAAATCCCAGTTCGGCCAGCCTATCTGGGTGGAATAAGAAGTGGTTTCAGCACTGAAAAGGTGTCGTTCTTCTTAGGATTTGCCATAGATGGACCACTTGCATACGATATCAAGTAG
- the LOC112252068 gene encoding zinc finger protein 816 yields MSSSVPFHTQLTSIMEVLMNAAVSEICELVDDGYAVLHLEISRSQKENDVLREKLHIMETRNAHGHGKKSVGLAHERSIRNHLPVRPVLNLETGENRYNGSPMGKELNHLCNDEEHPSNENEDSIKQSCAVMKSMVKDMRKPGCIQIKEERLEGTISLHNYPMIKGESSVESGADEDKRDVIGHTQTDSLFEDYDSHINADQESESTFQKLQHTNVAHHVQRQGYSGLWTPRSTETDSEDPACSYAAEMSPTRVTAHTKQQRQTSVAEETFAVESHNVKPEAAMLDSGPYEEKYQSSSNDNYYDNDSSNDLHPQNSISSEASENFGNIFSNSQENMRENTARSKVGIVQRYMAGHTIQHRVGKREKRFVCGFCRKSFTCPKYLQSHQRVHTGEKPFSCSQCGKRFGQAGYLKKHQNVHTGEKPFVCPLCGKRFADSSNLIRHKSVHTGERPFICIQCGERFAAKDNLRIHLERNHSGCSSAGDVMSPSIP; encoded by the exons ATGTCGTCTTCCGTTCCTTTTCACACACAGCTCACCTCCATTATGGAGGTCTTGATGAACGCGGCCGTGTCAGAAATATGCGAACTTGTGGACGATGGATACGCCGTTTTACACTTGGAAATATCTCGAAGTCAAAAAGAAAATGACGTTTTGAGGGAGAAGTTACATATAATGGAGACACGTAATGCGCATGGACATGGAAAGAAGTCAGTTGGCCTAGCTCACGAGCGCTCCATCAGAAATCACCTCCCAGTGAGACCAGTCCTCAACTTGG AGACGGGTGAAAATCGATATAACGGGAGTCCCATGGGGAAAGAGTTGAACCACCTTTGCAACGATGAGGAGCATCCAAGCAACGAAAATGAAGATTCTATAAAACAGTCTTGTGCTGTCATGAAG TCTATGGTGAAGGACATGCGTAAGCCTGGGTGCATCCAAATCAAAGAGGAAAGACTGGAGGGCACCATAAGCCTACACAATTACCCAATGATAAAGGGGGAGA GCAGTGTTGAATCAGGTGCTGATGAAGACAAAAGAGATGTGATTGGGCACACTCAGACCGACAGTCTCTTTGAGGACTATGATTCTCACATCAACGCAGACCAAGAAAGTGAGAGCACGTTCCAGAAGCTTCAGCATACGAACGTTGCACACCACGTACAGAGGCAGGGATACTCAGGCTTGTGGACACCAAGAAGCACTGAAACAGATTCTGAGGATCCAGCTTGCTCTTATGCTGCAGAAATGAGCCCCACTCGTGTCACAGCTCACACAAAGCAACAACGACAGACTTCCGTAGCTGAGGAAACGTTCGCTGTTGAATCTCACAATGTGAAACCAGAGGCTGCAATGCTTGATTCTGGACCCTATGAAGAAAAATATCAATCTAGCAGTAATGATAATTATTATGATAATGATAGCAGTAATGATTTGCATCCGCAAAACAGCATCTCTTCCGAGGCTAGTGAAAACTTTGGAAATATTTTCTCTAACAGTCAAGAAAATATGAGAGAGAACACCGCAAGGTCAAAGGTGGGCATAGTCCAACGCTACATGGCAGGACATACAATTCAGCACAGGGTTGGCAAGCGAGAAAAACGGTTTGTTTGTGGCTTCTGTAGAAAAAGTTTCACTTGTCCAAAGTATCTTCAGTCTCACCAGCgggttcacacaggagagaaacccttCAGCTGCTCTCAGTGTGGGAAGAGGTTTGGCCAAGCCGGTTATCTGAAGAAACATCAGAATGTCCACACGGGAGAGAAACCATTTGTTTGCCCACTGTGTGGAAAGCGGTTTGCGGACTCTAGTAATCTCATCAGACACAAGAGTGTTCACACAGGAGAAAGACCCTTCATCTGCATACAGTGTGGGGAGAGGTTTGCTGCGAAAGACAACCTTAGAATTCACCTAGAGAGAAACCATTCTGGTTGCTCAAGTGCTGGAGATGTGATGTCACCGAGTATACCGTGA